One Tenebrio molitor chromosome 2, icTenMoli1.1, whole genome shotgun sequence genomic region harbors:
- the Grip75 gene encoding gamma-tubulin complex component 4: protein MLHETLIRLWHNCEDSEASELYELQEFLHPGEKELLQCILEIASDYHKIVAFCDKIRNTKHDESTIKVVNEAVIEPHISPSGLYIQAFANGVLEVLKDYTNEIIRLEESFLQNPQLPLIFVFSSLEKYKILFNMLKSVIEVLQKDNLSGCLLMGRLHKYIYCGVETIANAAEKITQSLNSIFYRHLCNWIIYGDLVDIYNEFFICDGRCPDEDFLYPEQIEENSLSSSWTIDRVKNRIRRPPPVRKFYINWSMVPMFINEDIAERILFMGRIVWIVRNDPKKVSQDQYQTKYRRDIWEGKDIEYYKKVQALEKQVFNQVEFQHAIEECRIKLTKYLWSVMVEEGNLKEHLQLIRDYYALGRGELFHQFIAVAENHLKGTSVEHNTYNLNFIFLEIARKIYGENDKTYLKFELATSKSDTSSTNLWSQLQLNFEISWPLHIVFHPKSIELYNKLFSYLLRLSKTQIDLHKLWHSHMASKKNIDRRVWTLRQHLLFLVNNLQYYLQVDVIEAQFSVLLKAVENANEFEDIIKVHHEFVSNLLAKTFVLTPDETHTYQNKHRLHQMPAVQFNVPSKVYNVIIRLLELCDKFCLVAGTWETELTEPEVAEFEEFQKRTDTIVETLLFILYRLHEKANGQHLLQLLYQLDFNRYFTKSKPDFNLTNAP from the exons ATGCTTCACGAAACACTCATCCGCTTGTGGCACAACTGTGAAGATTCagaa GCCTCTGAACTCTATGAATTACAAGAATTCTTGCATCCAGGGGAGAAGGAATTGTTGCAATGCATATTGGAAATAGCGTCAGATTATCACAAGATTGTAGCTTTCTGTGACAAAATTCGGAACACTAAACATGATGAAAGTACCATCAAGGTTGTCAATGAGGCTGTAATAGAGCCCCATATCAGTCCCTCTGGTTTGTACATTCAAGCTTTTGCAAATGGTGTTCTTGAAGTGTTGAAAGATTATACAAATGAAATTATCAGACTGGAGGAATCATTCTTGCAGAACCCACAATTACCactgatttttgtatttagttcattagaaaaatataaaattctgTTTAACATGCTGAAATCTGTAATAGAAGTGTTGCAAAAAGATAATCTCAGTGGATGTTTGTTGATGGGGAGACTGCACAAATATATTTATTGTGGTGTGGAGACTATTGCCAATGCAGCTGAAAA aatcacTCAAAGTCTCAACAGCATATTTTACCGACACTTGTGTAACTGGATAATCTATGGAGATTTGGTAGACATCTATAACGAATTTTTTATATGTGATGGAAGATGCCCTGATGAAGATTTTTTATATCctgaacaaattgaagaaaatTCATTGAGCAGTTCGTGGACAATTGACAGAGTA AAAAACAGAATCCGGAGACCTCCTCCTGTGCGGAAATTCTACATCAACTGGAGCATGGTCCCCATGTTTATAAATGAAGACATTGCTGAGAGGATACTATTCATGGGACGAATTGTTTGGATTGTCAGGAATGATCCTAAGAAAGTGAGTCAGGATCAGTATCAGACCAAATACAGGAGGGACATATGGGAAGGCAAAGATATAGAGTATTACAAGAAAGTGCAAGCTCTAGAGAAGCAAGTTTTTAATCAAGTGGAATTTCAACATGCTATAGAGGAGTGCAGAATTAAGTTGACTAAA TATCTCTGGTCAGTAATGGTAGAGGAAGGCAATCTGAAGGAACATTTGCAACTCATCAGAGACTACTACGCCCTCGGTAGAGGCGAGCTCTTCCACCAGTTCATAGCTGTAGCAGAAAATCACCTCAAGGGTACATCCGTTGAACACAACAcatacaatttaaattttatcttctTGGAAATCGCTCGGAAAATATATGGGGAAAATGACAAGACGTATCTGAAGTTTGAACTGGCGACATCCAAATCAGACACGTCAA GCACAAACCTCTGGTCCCAGCTTCAACTCAATTTTGAAATCAGCTGGCCCTTGCACATCGTGTTCCATCCAAAATCGATAGAATtgtacaataaattattctcGTACCTGCTGCGACTGAGCAAGACTCAGATTGATCTGCACAAATTGTGGCATTCGCACATGGCCAGCAAGAAAAACAT AGACCGCCGAGTGTGGACACTGCGTCAACATTTACTCTTCCTGGTCAACAACTTGCAGTATTACCTTCAAGTAGACGTGATCGAAGCTCAGTTCTCCGTACTCTTGAAGGCCGTGGAAAACGCCAACGAATTTGAGGACATCATCAAAGTCCACCATGAATTTGTCAGCAACTTGTTGGCGAAAACATTTGTGTTAACACCAGACGAG ACGCACACTTACCAAAACAAACACCGTTTGCACCAGATGCCTGCAGTACAGTTTAATGTGCCTAGCAAGGTCTACAACGTTATCATTCGCTTGTTAGAGTTATGCGACAAATTCTGTTTGGTGGCTGGCACGTGGGAAACTGAACTGACAGAACCTGAAGTGGCCGAgtttgaggaatttcaaaaaCGCACTGACACCATAGTCGAAACTCTCTTGTTTATTCTGTATAGACTGCACGAAAAAGCAAACGGACAGCATCTCTTACAGTTGCTGTACCAACTTGACTTTAACCGATATTTCACCAAGAGCAAAccagattttaatttaacaaatgcCCCATAA
- the Use1 gene encoding vesicle transport protein USE1, protein MGLSRQEVNLRRLLAKCELMCKNKQKDDERMPKYVESLEDMYQEVKKLSDSNNEFLPTYQRRIASIKAELGITTSKYEFENESELLREDLLGVRHRTATKGPSSDVGDLDQVINYHENMQSKITNDMLILTKNLKEQSELANKIIKKDTEVVGRSSQLTDQNYSKLSSESNKLAEHSKRAWKCWMWIMLLVVVVVFINMVLFMKVMKKK, encoded by the exons ATGGGTTTATCACGACAAGAGGTTAATCTAAGACGACTGTTGGCAAAATGTGAACTTATGTGCAAGAACAAGCAAAAGGATGATGAAAGAATGCCAAAATATGTTGAATCCTTGGAAGACATGTATCAGGAAGTGAAAAAATTATCAGA TTCAAATAATGAATTTTTGCCGACTTACCAGAGAAGAATAGCATCGATTAAGGCTGAATTAGGAATTACAACAAGTAAATAtgagtttgaaaatgaatCTGAACTATTAAGAGAGGATCTTTTAG GAGTGAGACATAGGACTGCCACGAAAGGCCCTTCTTCTGATGTTGGTGATTTAGATCAAGTGATAAACTACCATGAGAATATGCAGAGCAAAATCACAAATGACATGCTTatacttacaaaaaatttgaaagagCAGTCAGAACTAGCTAATAAGATCATTAAAAAAGATACTGAA GTTGTGGGAAGATCATCTCAGCTAACTGATCAGAATTATTCGAAGCTAAGTtctgaatcaaataaattagCAGAACACTCAAAGAGAGCTTGGAAATGTTGGATGTGGATCATGCTGCTTGTAGTGGTGGTTGTTTTTATAA acATGGTACTATTTATGAAAGtgatgaagaaaaaataa